One Pseudomonas sp. AN-1 genomic region harbors:
- the rsmH gene encoding 16S rRNA (cytosine(1402)-N(4))-methyltransferase RsmH, producing the protein MNAATFSHVTVLLREAVEALAVRADGCYLDGTFGRGGHSREVLRALGPAGRLLGFDKDPLAIATGRELAAADERFQIVQRSFAELGKEVAARGLNGKVDGVLLDLGVSSPQLDDPERGFSFMNDGPLDMRMNPDAGVSAADWIASASEEEIARVFYEYGEERFSRRMARAIVQRRGECPFTRTADLAEVIAAANPAWEKGKNPATRAFQGLRIHINNELGDLERGLGAALEALAVGGRLVVISFHSLEDRIVKQFMRRQVKGEADNLPRDLPVQVARFEPRLKLLGKPQYASAEELKANPRSRSAVMRVAEKLR; encoded by the coding sequence ATGAATGCAGCCACCTTCAGCCATGTGACCGTCCTGCTCCGCGAAGCCGTCGAGGCGCTCGCCGTGCGCGCCGACGGCTGCTATCTGGATGGCACCTTCGGTCGCGGAGGTCACAGCCGCGAAGTGCTCCGCGCACTCGGCCCGGCCGGCCGCCTGCTGGGCTTCGACAAGGATCCGCTGGCGATCGCCACCGGTCGCGAACTGGCGGCGGCGGATGAGCGCTTCCAGATCGTCCAGCGCAGTTTCGCCGAACTGGGCAAGGAGGTCGCCGCGCGCGGCCTGAACGGCAAGGTCGACGGCGTCCTCCTCGATCTCGGCGTGTCCTCGCCGCAGCTGGACGACCCCGAGCGCGGTTTCAGCTTCATGAACGACGGCCCGCTGGACATGCGCATGAACCCGGATGCCGGGGTCAGCGCCGCGGACTGGATCGCCTCCGCCAGCGAGGAAGAGATTGCCCGGGTGTTCTACGAGTACGGCGAGGAGCGCTTCTCGCGGCGCATGGCGCGCGCCATCGTGCAGCGCCGCGGCGAGTGCCCGTTCACCCGTACCGCCGACCTCGCCGAGGTGATCGCCGCCGCCAACCCGGCCTGGGAGAAGGGCAAAAACCCGGCCACCCGTGCCTTCCAGGGCCTGCGCATCCACATCAACAACGAGCTGGGCGATCTCGAGCGGGGCCTCGGGGCGGCCCTCGAGGCGCTCGCCGTCGGCGGCCGCCTGGTGGTGATCAGTTTCCACTCGCTGGAGGATCGCATCGTCAAGCAGTTCATGCGCCGCCAGGTGAAGGGCGAGGCCGACAACCTGCCGCGCGATCTGCCGGTGCAGGTGGCCCGCTTCGAGCCGCGCCTGAAGCTGCTGGGCAAGCCTCAGTACGCGTCGGCCGAGGAACTCAAGGCCAACCCGCGCTCGCGCAGCGCGGTCATGCGCGTGGCGGAGAAGCTGAGATGA
- a CDS encoding BON domain-containing protein, whose translation MKRSPLLLAALGLSLLLAGCGARSIGNKIDDQFIPGRVASEIRSSHADLNDTTSHVVVTSYNGVVLLAGQTPRADLKALAEQAARRAQGVKLVHNHLQVLPPSSPLARSTDAALTTQIKTAMLADNTVPSTKIKVVTENGMVYLLGLVTRAEANRATAVVQGVGGVQGIVRLFEYVD comes from the coding sequence ATGAAGCGTTCCCCCCTGCTCCTCGCCGCCCTCGGCCTGAGCCTGCTGCTGGCCGGCTGCGGCGCACGCAGCATCGGCAACAAGATCGACGACCAGTTCATCCCCGGACGGGTGGCCAGCGAGATCCGCAGCAGCCATGCCGACCTCAACGACACCACCTCCCACGTGGTGGTGACCAGCTACAACGGCGTGGTTCTGCTCGCCGGCCAGACGCCGCGCGCCGACCTGAAAGCCCTGGCCGAGCAGGCTGCCCGCCGCGCCCAGGGGGTGAAGCTGGTGCACAACCATCTGCAGGTCCTTCCGCCCTCCTCGCCGCTGGCACGCAGCACCGACGCCGCACTGACCACCCAGATCAAGACCGCCATGCTCGCCGACAACACCGTGCCGAGCACCAAGATCAAGGTGGTCACCGAGAACGGCATGGTCTACCTGCTCGGCCTGGTCACCCGCGCCGAGGCCAACCGCGCCACGGCCGTGGTCCAGGGCGTCGGCGGCGTGCAGGGCATCGTACGCCTGTTCGAGTACGTCGACTGA
- a CDS encoding glutathione S-transferase N-terminal domain-containing protein, translating to MAALNRLACYSDPADHYSHRVRIVLAEKGVEAEIIEVLPGQLPVQLAEVNPYASLPTLVDRDLALYEPGVVMEYLDERYPHPPLLPVYPVARGNSRLLMHRIQRDWCTLVDRVLDARTPEAARAQARKELRESLTGVAALFGGQPFFLSEEFSMVDCCLLPILWRLPLLGIELPRQAKPLLDYMERLFARPAFQASLTATERAMR from the coding sequence ATGGCTGCGCTCAATCGCCTGGCCTGCTATTCCGATCCCGCCGATCACTACTCGCACCGGGTGCGCATCGTCCTCGCCGAGAAGGGCGTGGAGGCCGAGATCATCGAGGTGCTGCCCGGCCAGCTGCCGGTGCAGCTGGCCGAGGTCAACCCCTACGCGAGTCTGCCGACCTTGGTCGATCGCGACTTGGCCCTGTACGAGCCGGGCGTGGTGATGGAGTATCTGGACGAGCGCTATCCGCATCCGCCATTGTTGCCGGTGTATCCGGTGGCGCGTGGCAACAGCCGCCTGCTGATGCACCGCATCCAGCGCGACTGGTGCACTCTGGTCGATCGCGTGCTCGATGCGCGCACGCCGGAAGCTGCCCGGGCGCAGGCGCGCAAGGAACTGCGCGAGAGCCTGACCGGCGTAGCGGCGCTGTTCGGCGGCCAGCCGTTCTTCCTCAGCGAGGAGTTCAGCATGGTCGACTGCTGCCTGTTGCCGATTCTCTGGCGTCTGCCGCTGCTCGGCATCGAGCTGCCGCGCCAGGCCAAACCGCTGCTGGACTACATGGAGCGGCTGTTCGCCCGCCCCGCCTTCCAGGCCAGCCTGACTGCCACCGAGCGCGCGATGCGCTGA
- a CDS encoding cytochrome bc complex cytochrome b subunit — protein MSKFMEWVDARFPATKMWEDHLSKYYAPKNFNFWYFFGSLALLVLVNQILTGIWLTMSFEPSAEGAFASVEYIMRDVEYGWILRYMHSTGASAFFVVVYLHMFRGLLYGSYQKPRELVWIFGMLIYLALMAEAFMGYLLPWGQMSYWGAQVIISLFGAIPVIGADLTQWIRGDYLISGITLNRFFALHVIALPIVILGLVVMHIIALHEVGSNNPDGIDIKKKKDANGIPLDGIPFHPYYTVKDIVGVVVFLFVFCTVIFFFPEMGGYFLEKPNFETANPFKTPAHIAPVWYFTPFYAILRAVPDKLLGVIAMGAAIAVLFVLPWLDRSPVRSMRYKGWLSKIWLLVFCVSFVILGVLGVLAPTPGRTLLSQVCTILYFAFFILMPFYTRMEKTKPVPERVTG, from the coding sequence ATGAGCAAATTCATGGAATGGGTGGACGCCCGCTTCCCCGCAACCAAGATGTGGGAAGATCATCTGAGCAAGTACTACGCTCCGAAGAACTTCAACTTCTGGTACTTCTTCGGCTCCCTGGCGCTGCTGGTGCTGGTCAACCAGATCCTCACCGGCATCTGGCTGACCATGAGCTTCGAACCCTCCGCCGAAGGCGCCTTCGCCTCCGTCGAATACATCATGCGTGATGTGGAGTACGGCTGGATCCTGCGCTACATGCACTCCACCGGCGCCTCGGCGTTCTTCGTGGTGGTGTACCTGCACATGTTCCGCGGCCTGCTGTACGGCTCCTACCAGAAGCCGCGCGAGCTGGTGTGGATCTTCGGCATGCTGATCTACCTGGCGCTGATGGCCGAAGCCTTCATGGGCTACCTGCTGCCGTGGGGTCAGATGTCCTACTGGGGCGCCCAGGTGATCATCTCCCTGTTCGGTGCGATCCCGGTGATCGGTGCCGACCTGACCCAGTGGATCCGCGGTGACTACCTGATCTCCGGCATCACCCTGAACCGCTTCTTCGCGCTGCACGTGATCGCCCTGCCGATCGTCATCCTCGGCCTGGTCGTGATGCACATCATCGCGCTGCACGAAGTGGGCTCGAACAACCCGGATGGCATCGACATCAAGAAGAAGAAGGACGCCAACGGCATTCCGCTGGACGGCATCCCGTTCCACCCGTACTACACCGTCAAGGATATCGTCGGTGTGGTGGTGTTCCTGTTCGTGTTCTGCACCGTGATCTTCTTCTTCCCGGAGATGGGCGGCTACTTCCTCGAGAAGCCCAACTTCGAGACCGCGAACCCGTTCAAGACCCCGGCGCACATCGCCCCGGTGTGGTACTTCACCCCGTTCTACGCCATCCTGCGCGCCGTTCCGGACAAGCTGCTCGGCGTGATCGCCATGGGCGCGGCCATCGCCGTACTGTTCGTGCTGCCGTGGCTGGACCGCAGCCCGGTGCGCTCGATGCGCTACAAGGGCTGGCTGAGCAAGATCTGGCTGCTGGTGTTCTGCGTGTCCTTCGTGATCCTCGGCGTGCTGGGCGTGCTGGCGCCGACCCCGGGCCGCACCCTGCTGTCCCAGGTCTGCACCATTCTGTACTTCGCCTTCTTCATCCTGATGCCGTTCTACACCCGGATGGAGAAGACCAAACCGGTTCCGGAAAGGGTGACTGGCTGA
- a CDS encoding penicillin-binding protein activator, with protein sequence MIARLRPLSVLCLVGLLTACAGQQTSGLGELPVPSQASAEQLLQQAAQVKPAQATLLRLSAADQSLRQGNLAQTQQILDLLKLDELLPAQQVFASTLQAELALARGKPKAALQALQHPSFERLGELPVGQQVRSQLTRAKALQADGQPLAAARERVYVAPLLEGQSAAANHEAIWSLLGNLSASQLASASSPEADLGGWLELARLARSNATPAQQVTRIAEWQAQHPQHPAARQLPQALVQLQEIAARPLTRVALLLPQQGQLASAAQALRDGFLAAHYQSGNSELHISLHDSSQLTDLDAFYRQAQADGVQLVVGPLEKPLVNQLNRREQLPVATLALNYSENVGEGPAQLFQFGLAAEDEARAVAERAWQDGMRRAVALVPSGEWGNRVLAAFSKDWQARGGSLIAAEHVDQPVRLAQQIADLLKLRDSEARAKRLRDSLGSEVEAQPARRQDVDFVFLAATPAQARQIKPTLAFQYAGDLPVYATSHLFTGSNDPSQDLDLDGIRFCETPWLLGEADPLREQVVGQWPAAAGSLGRLYAMGADAYRLAPRLGQLQTLPGTRLEGLSGSLQLAPGQRVARSLPWAEYRNGQVYRLEAAAQ encoded by the coding sequence ATGATCGCCCGACTGCGCCCCCTTTCCGTCCTTTGCCTGGTCGGCCTGCTGACCGCCTGCGCCGGCCAGCAGACGTCCGGCCTCGGTGAGCTGCCGGTCCCGTCCCAGGCCAGCGCCGAGCAGCTGCTGCAGCAGGCGGCGCAGGTCAAGCCGGCACAGGCCACGCTGCTGCGCCTGTCCGCCGCCGATCAGTCCCTGCGCCAGGGCAATCTGGCGCAGACCCAGCAGATCCTCGACCTGCTCAAGCTCGACGAGCTGCTGCCGGCCCAGCAGGTTTTCGCCAGCACCCTGCAGGCCGAGCTGGCCCTGGCCCGCGGCAAGCCCAAGGCCGCCCTGCAGGCGCTGCAGCACCCCAGCTTCGAGCGCCTCGGCGAACTGCCGGTCGGCCAGCAGGTGCGCAGCCAGCTGACCCGCGCCAAGGCCCTGCAGGCCGACGGCCAGCCGCTGGCCGCCGCCCGCGAGCGGGTGTACGTCGCCCCGTTGCTGGAGGGCCAGAGCGCTGCCGCTAACCACGAGGCGATCTGGAGCCTGCTCGGCAACCTGTCCGCCAGCCAGCTGGCCAGCGCCAGCAGCCCCGAGGCCGACCTCGGCGGCTGGCTGGAGCTCGCTCGCCTGGCGCGCAGCAACGCCACCCCAGCGCAGCAGGTGACGCGCATCGCCGAATGGCAGGCCCAGCACCCGCAACACCCCGCAGCCCGCCAGCTGCCGCAGGCACTGGTCCAGCTGCAGGAAATCGCCGCCCGCCCGCTGACCCGCGTCGCCCTGCTGCTGCCCCAGCAGGGGCAGCTGGCCAGTGCCGCCCAGGCCCTGCGCGACGGATTCCTCGCCGCGCACTACCAGAGCGGCAACAGCGAACTGCACATCAGCCTGCACGACAGCAGCCAACTGACCGATCTCGATGCCTTCTATCGCCAGGCCCAGGCCGACGGCGTGCAACTGGTGGTCGGCCCGCTGGAGAAGCCGCTGGTCAACCAGCTCAACCGTCGCGAACAGCTGCCGGTCGCCACCCTGGCGCTCAACTACAGCGAGAACGTCGGCGAGGGCCCGGCCCAGCTGTTCCAGTTCGGCCTGGCCGCCGAGGACGAAGCCCGCGCGGTCGCCGAACGGGCGTGGCAGGACGGCATGCGCCGCGCCGTGGCGCTGGTGCCCAGCGGTGAATGGGGCAACCGCGTCCTGGCCGCCTTCAGCAAGGACTGGCAGGCGCGCGGCGGCAGCCTGATCGCGGCCGAGCACGTCGATCAGCCGGTGCGCCTGGCCCAGCAGATCGCCGACCTGCTCAAGCTGCGCGACAGCGAAGCACGCGCCAAGCGCCTGCGCGACAGCCTCGGCAGCGAGGTAGAGGCGCAGCCGGCACGCCGCCAGGACGTCGACTTCGTGTTCCTCGCCGCCACCCCGGCGCAGGCCCGGCAGATCAAGCCGACCCTGGCCTTCCAGTACGCCGGCGACCTGCCGGTGTACGCCACCTCGCACCTGTTCACCGGCAGCAACGACCCGAGCCAGGATCTCGACCTCGACGGCATCCGCTTCTGCGAAACCCCCTGGCTGCTGGGCGAGGCCGACCCGCTGCGCGAGCAGGTGGTCGGCCAGTGGCCGGCCGCCGCCGGCAGCCTCGGCCGCCTGTACGCCATGGGTGCCGATGCCTATCGCCTGGCGCCGCGCCTCGGCCAGCTGCAGACCCTGCCGGGCACCCGCCTGGAGGGCCTGTCCGGCAGCCTGCAGCTGGCTCCCGGCCAGCGCGTCGCGCGCAGCCTGCCGTGGGCGGAGTACCGCAACGGCCAGGTCTATCGCCTGGAGGCAGCCGCCCAGTGA
- the ftsL gene encoding cell division protein FtsL, whose amino-acid sequence MIRGARDGMPSGSLLMLVLFGLVLCSAVAVSWSAHWNRKLLNQLYAELSVRDKAQAEWGRLILEQSTWTAHSRIEALASEQLQMRIPEPGEVRMVAP is encoded by the coding sequence ATGATCCGCGGCGCCCGCGACGGCATGCCCAGCGGCAGTCTGCTGATGCTGGTGCTGTTCGGCCTCGTGCTGTGTTCGGCCGTGGCCGTGTCGTGGAGCGCGCACTGGAATCGCAAGCTGCTCAACCAGCTGTATGCCGAACTCAGCGTGCGCGACAAGGCGCAGGCCGAATGGGGCCGGCTGATCCTCGAGCAGAGCACCTGGACCGCGCACAGCCGCATCGAGGCGCTGGCCAGCGAGCAGCTGCAGATGCGCATCCCCGAGCCTGGTGAAGTGCGGATGGTGGCGCCATGA
- a CDS encoding ClpXP protease specificity-enhancing factor, whose product MNSSRPYLLRALYEWIVDNDCTPHILVAAEYPNTRVPAGYAKDGQIVLNISPNAVRYLEMGSEALTFEGRFGGVAQSLYVPVAAVLAIYARENGQGMAFELDEPEEGEELDEEPSGDDEPPRPSGRPSLKVVK is encoded by the coding sequence ATGAATTCCAGTCGCCCCTATCTGCTGCGTGCGCTCTACGAGTGGATCGTCGACAACGACTGCACTCCGCACATCCTGGTCGCCGCCGAGTACCCCAATACCCGCGTACCGGCGGGCTACGCCAAGGATGGACAGATCGTGCTGAACATCTCGCCCAACGCGGTGCGCTATCTGGAGATGGGCAGCGAGGCGCTGACCTTCGAGGGTCGCTTCGGCGGTGTGGCGCAGAGCCTGTATGTCCCGGTCGCCGCCGTGCTGGCCATCTACGCTCGCGAGAACGGCCAGGGCATGGCCTTCGAGCTGGACGAACCCGAGGAGGGCGAGGAGCTCGACGAGGAGCCGTCCGGTGACGACGAGCCGCCGCGTCCCAGCGGGCGGCCCAGCCTCAAGGTGGTCAAGTAG
- the rsmI gene encoding 16S rRNA (cytidine(1402)-2'-O)-methyltransferase, producing the protein MPHLGWQRDGDVNTPGTLYVVATPIGNLEDISARALRVLREVALIAAEDTRHSARLLQHFGINTPLAACHEHNEREQGSRLVQRLLAGDDLALISDAGTPLISDPGYHLVRNARAAGVRVVPVPGACALIAALSASGLASDRFVFEGFLPARATARRQRLQVLLEEPRTLILYEAPHRLLECLADLSELFGVERPAVLARELSKTFETIKGAPLGELHDWVAADSNQQRGECVLLVEGWQAPEGEEALSAEALRVLDLLLAELPLKRAAALAAEITGVRKNLLYQQALGRQKAED; encoded by the coding sequence ATGCCGCATTTGGGCTGGCAGCGGGATGGCGATGTGAACACTCCGGGGACTCTTTATGTGGTGGCTACGCCGATCGGCAACCTCGAGGACATCAGCGCGCGGGCGCTGCGGGTGCTGCGCGAGGTCGCGCTGATCGCCGCCGAGGACACCCGCCACAGTGCCCGCCTGCTGCAGCACTTCGGCATCAATACGCCGCTGGCCGCCTGCCACGAGCACAACGAGCGCGAGCAGGGTTCGCGCCTGGTGCAGCGCCTGCTGGCCGGCGACGACCTGGCGCTGATCTCCGACGCCGGCACGCCGCTGATCTCCGATCCCGGCTATCACCTGGTGCGCAACGCGCGGGCCGCCGGGGTGCGTGTGGTGCCGGTGCCCGGCGCTTGTGCGCTGATCGCCGCGCTGTCGGCTTCCGGGCTGGCCTCCGACCGCTTCGTCTTCGAGGGCTTCCTGCCGGCGCGCGCGACGGCGCGGCGGCAGCGTCTGCAGGTGCTGCTCGAGGAGCCGCGCACGCTGATCCTCTACGAGGCGCCGCACCGCCTGCTGGAGTGTCTCGCCGACCTTAGCGAGCTGTTCGGCGTCGAGCGTCCTGCGGTGCTGGCGCGCGAGCTGAGCAAGACCTTCGAGACCATCAAGGGGGCGCCGCTCGGCGAGCTGCACGACTGGGTGGCGGCTGACAGCAACCAGCAGCGTGGCGAATGCGTGCTGCTGGTGGAGGGTTGGCAGGCGCCGGAGGGCGAGGAGGCGCTGAGTGCCGAGGCGCTGCGCGTGCTTGACCTGCTGCTGGCCGAGTTGCCGCTCAAGCGGGCGGCGGCGCTGGCGGCGGAGATCACCGGGGTGCGCAAGAATCTGCTCTACCAGCAGGCGCTGGGGCGACAGAAAGCCGAGGATTGA
- a CDS encoding cytochrome c1, which translates to MKKQFAALILAVLPALGFAAAPLEYPLDKVEVDFTDKAALQDGARTFANYCMGCHSAQFQRYERVAKDLGIPEQVMMENLVFTGAKIGEHMKTGMQPQDAKVWFGAAPPDLTLVARVRGEDWLYTYLRTFYEDPARPWGVNNKVFPNVGMPNVLSSLQGRQVIGCKQVQVVEHGKKVFDPLTGTPVTEEGCDQLTIVPKTGELSEAEFDEKVKNLVSFLAYSANPVKLESQRIGTYVLLFLAFFFVFAYLLKREYWKDVH; encoded by the coding sequence ATGAAAAAGCAATTCGCTGCATTGATTCTTGCGGTACTGCCGGCCCTCGGCTTCGCTGCCGCTCCGCTGGAATACCCGCTGGACAAGGTCGAGGTCGACTTCACCGACAAGGCCGCCCTGCAGGATGGCGCGCGTACCTTCGCCAACTACTGCATGGGTTGCCACAGCGCCCAGTTCCAGCGTTACGAGCGCGTGGCCAAGGATCTCGGCATCCCCGAGCAGGTGATGATGGAGAACCTGGTCTTCACCGGCGCCAAGATCGGCGAGCACATGAAGACCGGCATGCAGCCGCAGGATGCCAAGGTCTGGTTCGGCGCCGCGCCGCCGGACCTGACCCTGGTGGCCCGCGTGCGTGGCGAAGACTGGCTGTACACCTACCTGCGCACCTTCTATGAAGATCCGGCGCGTCCGTGGGGTGTGAACAACAAGGTGTTCCCGAACGTCGGCATGCCCAACGTGCTGAGCAGCCTGCAGGGCCGTCAGGTCATCGGCTGCAAGCAGGTCCAGGTGGTCGAGCACGGCAAGAAGGTGTTCGATCCGCTGACCGGTACCCCGGTGACCGAGGAAGGCTGCGACCAGCTGACCATCGTGCCGAAGACCGGCGAGCTGAGCGAGGCCGAGTTCGACGAGAAGGTCAAGAACCTGGTCAGCTTCCTGGCCTACTCGGCCAACCCGGTGAAGCTGGAAAGCCAGCGTATCGGTACCTACGTGCTGCTGTTCCTGGCGTTCTTCTTCGTGTTCGCCTACCTGCTCAAGCGTGAGTACTGGAAAGACGTGCACTGA
- a CDS encoding YraN family protein, whose product MSDTRQSAGQAAEGWALTHLEEHGLRLLARNWRCRLGELDLVMLDGDTVVFVEVRYRRHSAWGGAEGSVDARKRARVSAAAQVFLQQQSRWSQCPCRFDVIAIGPAEHSAPARLNWIRSAFDA is encoded by the coding sequence GTGAGCGACACACGCCAGAGCGCCGGGCAGGCCGCCGAAGGCTGGGCGCTGACCCACCTGGAGGAGCACGGCCTGCGCCTGCTGGCGCGCAACTGGCGCTGCCGCCTCGGCGAGCTGGATCTGGTCATGCTCGACGGCGATACCGTAGTATTCGTCGAAGTGCGTTACCGGCGCCACAGCGCCTGGGGCGGCGCCGAAGGCAGCGTCGACGCACGCAAGCGCGCCCGCGTCAGCGCCGCCGCCCAGGTTTTCCTGCAACAGCAGTCGCGCTGGAGCCAGTGCCCCTGCCGCTTCGACGTGATCGCCATCGGCCCCGCCGAGCACAGCGCTCCTGCGCGACTGAACTGGATCCGCAGCGCGTTCGACGCCTGA
- the petA gene encoding ubiquinol-cytochrome c reductase iron-sulfur subunit — translation MSNDGVNVGRRRFLVAATSVVGAAGAVGAAVPFVGSWFPSAKAKAAGAPVKVNVGKIEPGQQIVAEWRGKPVFIVRRTDEILANLVKIEGSMADPESKASVQPTYVDPKVRSIKPELLVVEGLCTHLGCAPSFRPEVAPADLGADWVGGYFCPCHGSRYDLAGRVYKAQPAPLNLPVPPYSFETDDVIIIGVDQEKA, via the coding sequence ATGAGTAATGACGGCGTGAATGTGGGCCGGCGTCGGTTCCTCGTCGCCGCCACTTCGGTGGTGGGGGCGGCGGGAGCTGTCGGTGCTGCGGTCCCGTTCGTGGGGTCATGGTTCCCCAGTGCCAAGGCCAAGGCCGCTGGTGCTCCGGTGAAGGTGAACGTGGGCAAGATCGAGCCGGGGCAACAGATCGTTGCCGAATGGCGCGGCAAGCCGGTGTTCATCGTTCGCCGCACCGACGAGATCCTGGCCAACCTGGTCAAGATCGAAGGCTCCATGGCGGATCCGGAGTCCAAGGCCTCCGTGCAACCGACCTACGTGGACCCCAAGGTTCGCTCGATCAAGCCAGAACTGCTGGTCGTCGAAGGCCTGTGCACCCACCTGGGCTGCGCGCCGTCCTTCCGTCCCGAAGTCGCCCCGGCCGATCTGGGTGCCGACTGGGTGGGTGGCTATTTCTGTCCCTGCCATGGTTCCCGCTACGACCTGGCTGGCCGCGTGTACAAGGCGCAGCCGGCGCCGCTGAACCTGCCGGTGCCGCCGTACTCCTTCGAGACCGATGACGTCATCATCATCGGCGTGGATCAGGAGAAAGCCTGA
- the mraZ gene encoding division/cell wall cluster transcriptional repressor MraZ, whose protein sequence is MFRGANVISLDAKGRLTMPSRYRDEFMARCAGLLVVTIDTIDSCLCVYPLDEWELIEAKLRELPSLREENRRLQRLLIGNAVDLELDAAGRFLVPPRLRDYAGLDRRAVLVGQLNKFQLWDEAAWALRCTQDLQAIKEPGALPEELRNLIL, encoded by the coding sequence GTGTTTCGCGGAGCCAATGTCATAAGTCTTGACGCCAAGGGCCGCCTGACGATGCCGAGCCGGTATCGCGACGAGTTCATGGCGCGCTGCGCCGGTCTGCTTGTGGTGACCATCGACACCATCGACTCCTGCCTGTGTGTCTATCCCCTCGATGAATGGGAACTGATCGAAGCCAAGTTGCGCGAACTGCCGTCGCTGCGCGAGGAAAACCGTCGCCTGCAGCGCCTGCTGATCGGCAATGCGGTGGATCTGGAACTGGATGCAGCCGGACGTTTCCTCGTGCCGCCGCGTCTGCGCGATTACGCCGGGCTGGACCGCCGTGCGGTGCTGGTCGGCCAGCTCAACAAGTTCCAGTTGTGGGACGAGGCGGCCTGGGCCCTGCGTTGTACGCAGGACCTCCAGGCCATCAAGGAACCCGGCGCGTTGCCGGAAGAATTACGCAACCTGATACTTTGA
- a CDS encoding phosphoheptose isomerase: protein MDMQSRIRQLFLDSIETKRQAMEVLIPHIEQASQVMVHALLSEGKILSCGNGGSAGDAQHFSSELLNRFERERPSLPAVALTTDSSTITSIANDYSYNEVFSKQIRALGQPGDVLLAISTSGNSGNVIQAIQAAHDREMTVVALTGRDGGGMASLLLPEDVEIRVPARVTARIQEVHLLAIHCLCDLIDRQLFGSEE from the coding sequence ATGGACATGCAATCCCGTATCCGCCAGCTTTTCCTGGACAGCATCGAAACCAAGCGCCAGGCCATGGAAGTGCTGATCCCGCACATCGAACAGGCCAGCCAGGTGATGGTCCATGCCCTGCTCAGCGAGGGCAAGATCCTCTCCTGCGGCAACGGCGGCTCCGCCGGCGATGCCCAGCACTTCTCCTCCGAGCTGCTCAACCGCTTCGAGCGCGAACGCCCGAGCCTGCCGGCGGTAGCTCTGACCACCGACAGCTCGACCATCACCTCGATCGCCAACGACTACAGCTACAACGAGGTGTTCTCCAAGCAGATCCGCGCCCTCGGCCAGCCCGGCGACGTGCTGCTGGCGATCTCCACCAGCGGCAACTCCGGCAACGTGATCCAGGCCATCCAGGCCGCCCACGACCGCGAGATGACCGTGGTGGCGCTGACCGGCCGCGACGGCGGCGGCATGGCCTCGCTGCTGCTGCCCGAGGACGTCGAGATCCGCGTGCCGGCGCGCGTCACCGCGCGCATCCAGGAAGTCCACCTGCTGGCCATCCACTGCCTGTGCGACCTGATCGACCGTCAACTATTCGGGAGTGAAGAATGA